A segment of the Planifilum fimeticola genome:
CGCTCCGATGATCACCGCAGCCCAGGGCTCGACGAAGGCGCAGGATGCCGTGATGGCCACCAGTGCGGCCAACACTCCGTTCAGCATCATCGATATATCCGCCTTGCCCGTGATGATCCGGACGGTAAACAGGGCCGCGATGGCTCCGGTGGCGGCAGCCAGGTTGGTCGTCAGCGCCACGTAACCGAAGAATCCGTCCTGCACTGACAAGGTGCTTCCCGGATTGAATCCGAACCATCCGATCCAGATGATCAACACACCCAACACCGTATACACCTGGTTATGCCCCGGCAGGTTGTTGGCTGTTCCGTCCCGATTGAATTTTCCGATCCGGGGACCGAGCATGAGCGTCGCCACCAGAGCGGCAATTCCTCCCTGCAGGTGAACTACCGTGGAACCGGCAAAATCCTGCTTGCCGAGCGTCGACAGCCAGCCCCCTCCCCAAATCCAATGGGTGGCAATCGGATAAATCACCGCGACAAACAGCGTTCCAAATAGGAAATAGGCGCTCAGTTTTGCCCGCTCGGCAAAACCGCCCCAGGCGATCGCCAGGGAAACCGCGGCAAAGGCCAACTGGAACAAAAACAGGATTTCCGTAGGGATCCCTCCCTCTTCGGCGGGGAAACGGAGAAACCATCCGCTGGTCCCGAACAGCGGAGTGCCCTCCCCGAAGGCGACGGCATATCCCACCGCCCAAAACGCGATGCCGGCCAGAGCAAAGCTGAATACCTGCTTGCCGGCGATGTGCCCGGCATTTTTCATGCGAGTGGACCCCGCCTCCAGCAGCGCAAATCCCGCCTGCATGAAAATCACCAGAATCGCGCTCAAGGTGACCCAGACCATGTCGACCGACAATGCGACAGCATTCATCTCCGACACCTCCATGTTAGCTAATATTACATATCTTCTGATGTACTGTATATTATCACACCTCCCCGCCACAGGCAAGGGGTTTATGTTAATTTTTATAACATGTAAAGTTTTGTTTTCTGACACAACCGCGCAATAAAAAAGACGGGGCTTTCAGCCGCCGTCCGGAGAAGAGCCGAACTACTCTTGATTCACCCAATTGTAAAAGGTAAAGGAGGAAGAACCGGACTTCCGCTCCTCCCCTTGATAAAGCATCCCCCTCTGCCGGAACCTCCGGGAATACTCCGCCGCTTCCTCGGCGTTCGTAACGCGATTCCGGTGCCATTCCAACAGGATCCGATCAATGTATCGAAAACTGGCTTTCCCCGAGAAAACCGCCTCCCTCAGGGCGGCCAGAATCAGTTCCTCGGAGTAGCCGTCCTGATCCACCCATTGGGTCAGCATCTCACACTCCATCGGCGACAGCGGGCGCCCGAACTCCTCTTCAAAGCGGCGAAACAGCTGTTGGTACACTTCCTCCTTCTCGTCCTCCGAAGAGGAGGCCACCCGGCGGTCCAGAAAGGAAGCGGCCAACTGCTGCAAAAGCGGAGAGAGATTGTACCGTTCGGAGCGAAGTCCCGCCCAGTCGGTTTCCTCCTCGATTTTGAGAAAGCCGCCGCGCACGAGGGATTGCAGCCAGGAAACAATCTGGTCCGCAGGAACGCTCATCCGCTCCTCCAGTTCGCTCACCGTCGGAAAAGACTTCCCTTCCTTTTCCTGAAACACCATGAGGTGCAGAAGAAGCATCACTTGTCCCTCGTTGAGACCCAATCGCTTATATTCGGAGAACAAAACCGCGGGCAGTGCGATGGATCCCTCCTGCAACAGGTGCACCAATGCAGCGTGTGGAGACCCTTTTCGTTCCATGTCCATCCACCTCATCCCTACTATACCAGTGGGAAGAACGAAAGAACAGTCTTGAAAAAACAAAAAGCATCGGTCCCATCTCCGATGCTTTTTGTTTTTTCTCACGGATAGAGACGGTTCAGCATGCGCGGGAAGGGAATCGTCTCCCGGACATGATCCAGCCCGCAAATCCAGGCAACCGTCCGCTCCAGTCCCAACCCGAAACCGGAATGGGGCACCGTTCCGTATCTGCGGAGATCCAGATACCACTCATACGCGTCCCGGGGAAGCCGGTGCTCGACGAACCTCTGCCGGAGTAGCTCGGGATCATCGATCCGCTGGCTTCCTCCGATGATCTCGCCGTACCCCTCCGGCGCAATCAGGTCCGCACACAACACTACCTCCGGCCGATCCGGATCCGGCTTCATGTAGAAAGCCTTCACCTTCGCCGGATAATGGGTGATGAACACCGGCTTGTCGAAGCTTTCGGCGATCTTCGTCTCATGGGGAGCCCCGAAATCCTCCCCCCATTCAAAGGACATGCCTTCCCGGTTCAACAGCTCCACCGCCTCATCGTAGGTAATCCGGGGGAACGGCGGCTTCACCCTTTCCAGGGGAGCTGTGTCCCGGTCGATGGCTTGGAGCTCGCTTTGACACGCCTTGAGCACGTGCTGCACCACATGACTGACCAGTTCCTCCTGGATGCGCAGACTTTCCTCGTGCTCGGTGAAGGCCATCTCTGGCTCGATCATCCAAAACTCGATCAGATGGCGGCGCGTCTTGGATTTTTCCGCCCGGAAAGTGGGCCCGAAGGAATAAACACGCCCCAGCGCCATCGCCGCCGCTTCCATGTACAATTGCCCGCTTTGGGTCAGATAGGCGTCCTCATCAAAATACTTGGTGGAAAACAACGTGGTCGTCCCCTCGCAGGCGGAAGGGGTCAATATCGGCGGGTCGACAAGGGTGAATCCCTGCCCGTCCAGCCAATCCTGAACGGCCCGGATGATTTCGGCGCGAATCTTCAGGATGGCTCGCTGACGGGGCGAGCGGATCCACAAATGGCGATGATCCATCAGAAAATCCACACCGTGCTTCTTCAGAGCGATGGGGTACTCGTCGGCGATCTGGATGATTTCAATATCCTCGACATCCAGTTCGTACCCGCTGGGAGCGCGTTCATCCCGGCGGACCGTCCCCTGGACATAGAGGGAACTTTCTTGGGTCAACTGGTTGGCGTGTTCCCACACCTCCGGAGCCACTTGGCTCTTCACCAGAACTCCCTGTATGAAACCGGTTCCGTCGCGGAGCTGCAGAAACTGGATCTTCCCGCTGGAACGTTTGTTGTACAACCATACTCCCAATTTCACCGATTCTCCGACATGTTCAGCGATATTGCCAATACGGATCAACACTTTGATTCCCCCATCCAGTTACTGACTCGTTCATTATAAACCCACCGGAAAAGGAGAGTCAATGCGCGCCGGATCCTCGATCGCAGACAAAAAAAGGCCGGTGAAAACACCGGCCGCCAAGCTGTCGACAAAGCAAAAGTATTGGGAGGGCGCGATTTTCCGCCTCGACTCCATCAAGCGGCACATCAATACAGCGACATGTACTGCTCCCGCTCCCAGGGATGCACTTGCATGCGGAACATATCCCACTCGATCTCCTTCGCTTCGACGAAGTGGGTTAAAGCGTGTTCACCGAGGGCTTCGCAGATGACCGGATTGCTTTTCAACTCCTCCAGGGCTTCCTTCAGCGTGGCGGGCAAACTCTCGATGCCCGCATCGTGCCGCTCCGATTCGTCCATGATGTATATGTTTCGATCCACTTGTTTCGGAAGGGGCAGTTCGTTTTTGATGCCGTCCAGCCCCGCCTTCAGCATCACCGCCAGAGCCAGATACGGATTGGCCGCGGGATCGGGGTTGCGAACCTCGATCCGGGTGCTCAGCC
Coding sequences within it:
- a CDS encoding DnaD domain-containing protein; amino-acid sequence: MERKGSPHAALVHLLQEGSIALPAVLFSEYKRLGLNEGQVMLLLHLMVFQEKEGKSFPTVSELEERMSVPADQIVSWLQSLVRGGFLKIEEETDWAGLRSERYNLSPLLQQLAASFLDRRVASSSEDEKEEVYQQLFRRFEEEFGRPLSPMECEMLTQWVDQDGYSEELILAALREAVFSGKASFRYIDRILLEWHRNRVTNAEEAAEYSRRFRQRGMLYQGEERKSGSSSFTFYNWVNQE
- a CDS encoding ammonium transporter, encoding MNAVALSVDMVWVTLSAILVIFMQAGFALLEAGSTRMKNAGHIAGKQVFSFALAGIAFWAVGYAVAFGEGTPLFGTSGWFLRFPAEEGGIPTEILFLFQLAFAAVSLAIAWGGFAERAKLSAYFLFGTLFVAVIYPIATHWIWGGGWLSTLGKQDFAGSTVVHLQGGIAALVATLMLGPRIGKFNRDGTANNLPGHNQVYTVLGVLIIWIGWFGFNPGSTLSVQDGFFGYVALTTNLAAATGAIAALFTVRIITGKADISMMLNGVLAALVAITASCAFVEPWAAVIIGAVAGMLAVYSVFYLERRGVDDPIYAFSVHGVAGIWGTLSTGLFASPRLIEIVGVGGPGLLYGGGFRQLGIQALGVTVTALYVAIATFLVLWVIDRLIGLRVSKEEEMMGLDLSEHGVYGYPEQLMPPGGAASMARSASSEEAI
- the asnS gene encoding asparagine--tRNA ligase — translated: MLIRIGNIAEHVGESVKLGVWLYNKRSSGKIQFLQLRDGTGFIQGVLVKSQVAPEVWEHANQLTQESSLYVQGTVRRDERAPSGYELDVEDIEIIQIADEYPIALKKHGVDFLMDHRHLWIRSPRQRAILKIRAEIIRAVQDWLDGQGFTLVDPPILTPSACEGTTTLFSTKYFDEDAYLTQSGQLYMEAAAMALGRVYSFGPTFRAEKSKTRRHLIEFWMIEPEMAFTEHEESLRIQEELVSHVVQHVLKACQSELQAIDRDTAPLERVKPPFPRITYDEAVELLNREGMSFEWGEDFGAPHETKIAESFDKPVFITHYPAKVKAFYMKPDPDRPEVVLCADLIAPEGYGEIIGGSQRIDDPELLRQRFVEHRLPRDAYEWYLDLRRYGTVPHSGFGLGLERTVAWICGLDHVRETIPFPRMLNRLYP